Below is a genomic region from Prunus persica cultivar Lovell chromosome G3, Prunus_persica_NCBIv2, whole genome shotgun sequence.
CTGCAGACCTGGTTTGTTCATGTACTCCTTTTGTCACACATCAGTACCTGAGAGTATAGGTTGAATGCCATTCAAGAAAACAGAGATGGCCAGCAATGGGGTTAAATCAGATACTGCTGCGATAACTACGGAATCACTCGTAAAAAGCTTGCTTAATCCAACTTTAAAAATCAATACAATTGCACTGAAGACTATGCTAATCAGTATGCTGGTCCCGTTCACAACAAACACAGAAAATTTGGTCACCTTTGCATTACCAGCACCTAGCTCATTACTGACTCGAACACTGCATAACCGACGTCTCGTTATCAATAAAGTAAATTCTAATTCGCGATTAAGAAATAAACATTCTTAAGAGCATTTTATTTGTCACAAACCTGGCTCCTGCACTTAGGCCTAACATAAATTGCAAGTCCCAGTTCAAGTAGTTCATGCTGGAATTATATCACATCAGAAAATGTAAAGTTAGACTAACAATGTGAGTTAAACAATTGAGCAAATTGACTGATAAAGGGAAAAGCTTAAATGGAATGCTTTAACACTAGACATACCAAATAGAAATGGAGTCTAGAGCAACTGTAGGATTGGAGAGAAGCCCAGATATCAGCACCAGCCCCTGGCTGTACCATATCTCCAAGCTACATTAATGCATGAGCAAACCCAAGAGTTATTTGAAAGGTAAAAACAAGTGTTTTTTTGAGTACGAACAATTGGGGGAGGGAGGTTCACACAAGTATTTATTGGGTGTTTGGGGTTTTCGAACTTCTGAACACATGGGTGGAAGTGAAAGAACTCAACCAATTGAGCTATATCCCACTAGCGAAAGGTAAAAAAAAGTGTTTGCAAATGAGCtgtgaattaaaaaaaaaaaaaggggagaaaatgattaaaatttgACAGTTACCAGAGCATGACAGCAGAGGAAAGAGTCAACTTAAAATAAGGCCAAATTCCTTTGAAGGCATTCCAAGAGAAGCCAGTCCAAGTTTCCTTGCACTTGGGGCTTAGAATAATGTAAAGTCCATATGTAATGACAAGAAGCCACCAAGAGAGGCTGAGAGTAAGAGCAGCCCCCAGTAGGCCATATTCCACAACATAAACCACCAACCAAGTGAGAAGAATGTGGATGAGGAAAACCCCAAAAGACATATAGGCCAAAGGGTTCACAATGTTTTGTGCTTGAAGGAACCTCTGTTGGGGGCAGTTTATTGCAAATGCATAAAGTTGAGGAATTAGGCCCCTTGCAAACACTTGGCCCTCCAATGCTATGTCTTCTGCCTGGCCTATGGCTCTAAGTATTGGACCTGACCACCAATACAGAAATGTAAGGAGGACTGCTGCTCCCAAGTGCAAGATGATTGCTCTTTGGCATATGATGCCCATTTCTCGCAATTTTCTGGCTCCAAATGCTTGCCCACACACAGTTTGCACAGCACTAGCCATTCCCAACTTTTGATtcaaaagcaagaaaaaaataataaagttaAATCAACCACAAATAgtgaaaaacaaacataaagaTGAAATTTTGGTAAATGAATTATCTGGTACATTAGTTTGGGATACTTACCATAATCCCATAAGCAAGACCTTGAATTCCCACATTAGCAATAGAGGCTCCAGCCAGCTCCAAGGCACTCAAATGGCCACAAAACATGAGGGTGACAAAGCTgagcataaaattaaatatggaGACAATGATAGATGAACCAGATAAAATCCAGAGGAGCCTTGACTCCCATGCCACCAGTCTAGGCCACCATCGGGCAGCCACAGGCCGGTGCTCCAGAAAATCTTCGACGGCAGCGGACGACAAGCCAGGTATCTGGGAATGTGAGTCAAGTCCGAGCAGCAGAGGCTGGTACTCCCCCGTCGACCCCATGGTTATCTCAGCCCGCCGTGCCACTACTGCTTGAGGGTTGTGCAGCTGTCTGAGTGTGAGAGTATGCTCGTGTTACTTGGAAGAGGCAGAGTGAATAAATTTATATGATGTTACATTAtgtacaaaattaagaagggaaaGTAGAAAGGTCTTAACTAcctttcaaattgtttttcgtACCCACCGGCTCATTCAGAAGTTACATTAGCAAGAGAAATTTAGCTGCAACTACCTATTTTTCGGTCTACAAATTACACCAAACCAAAACCCTTGTATAATGTGGACTGTGgcatttgaactttgaaggcTCCGTGCAGTGCTTTGTTAAATGCTAACTGAATATGTCGCTTGTTAGTTCCCTGTGGCATAGCCTGATAGTTGGTGGGGCCCATTTCAGTTTTTTGTGCTGGTTTGTGTTGGATAAATTATTGTATTGATTTTGGAGTGGACCCAGGTACCATTGACAAAGGGTTAGTCAACACGTGCACCTAATATGGTCAGTAGaaattttgtatataaattaaaatttgggaTTTGTTTCTGATTAGCAGTTAATAATTTTGATTAGGTAAAAAATGTTTACTGAGTTATGTAGATGGGCACGTGCACCTTCAGAAGTCACATGACAGCTTTAGGATTCTAGGAttcttgttaaaaaaaaaaaaaaaaacccctacTTGAAGGTCGAGAGAATCTCAGAAGCGAGTACTAAGTTGAATGGtttttacaaaatataaagaattCAGTTTGTCCAACAATTAACAACCATAATTGCTGTACAAT
It encodes:
- the LOC18782690 gene encoding protein DETOXIFICATION 41, whose amino-acid sequence is MGSTGEYQPLLLGLDSHSQIPGLSSAAVEDFLEHRPVAARWWPRLVAWESRLLWILSGSSIIVSIFNFMLSFVTLMFCGHLSALELAGASIANVGIQGLAYGIMLGMASAVQTVCGQAFGARKLREMGIICQRAIILHLGAAVLLTFLYWWSGPILRAIGQAEDIALEGQVFARGLIPQLYAFAINCPQQRFLQAQNIVNPLAYMSFGVFLIHILLTWLVVYVVEYGLLGAALTLSLSWWLLVITYGLYIILSPKCKETWTGFSWNAFKGIWPYFKLTLSSAVMLCLEIWYSQGLVLISGLLSNPTVALDSISICMNYLNWDLQFMLGLSAGASVRVSNELGAGNAKVTKFSVFVVNGTSILISIVFSAIVLIFKVGLSKLFTSDSVVIAAVSDLTPLLAISVFLNGIQPILSGVAIGSGWQAIVAYVNLTCYYVIGLPIGCVLGFKTNMGVSGIWWGMIIGVFLQTVTLIILTARTNWDAEVEKAAERLKKAAEIQDSLTDV